In Rhodospirillales bacterium, the following are encoded in one genomic region:
- a CDS encoding urease accessory protein UreD, which yields MCVAASRSEVAAAAEVHGVAALRFTSGDDGGTRLADLYQRAPLRVLFPRPDDGVPTAVVVTISGGLVGGDRLDLDVVADQGARVLVTAQAAEKVYRSLGADCRIEVRLTVAAGGWFEWLPQETILFEGARLRRRTVLDVAPTGRVLAGEMLVFGRTASGEMVRRGLVRDAWEVRRGGQPVWMDALHMAGDLATPLASPACFDGFAATATMLYAGDDGRARLDEVRDLIRAHECEEVRAAATVVNGVLVVRWLGRDGASLRKGYGGVWAAFRNHVGGLSAALPVSGGCRMPGRQHSASFA from the coding sequence GTGCGTGGCCGCATCGCGGTCTGAAGTCGCGGCGGCCGCCGAGGTTCACGGCGTCGCCGCGCTTAGGTTTACGTCTGGCGACGACGGCGGCACCCGCCTCGCCGATCTCTATCAGCGGGCGCCGCTCAGGGTGCTGTTTCCGCGGCCGGACGACGGTGTGCCGACGGCGGTGGTCGTCACGATCAGCGGCGGCCTGGTCGGGGGCGACCGCCTCGATCTCGACGTCGTCGCCGACCAGGGCGCCCGGGTGCTGGTCACCGCGCAGGCGGCGGAGAAGGTGTACCGGTCGCTCGGTGCCGATTGCCGCATCGAGGTGCGGCTGACGGTGGCTGCCGGCGGCTGGTTCGAGTGGCTGCCCCAGGAAACGATCCTGTTCGAGGGCGCCCGCCTGCGGCGGAGGACCGTGCTCGACGTCGCGCCGACCGGCCGGGTGCTGGCCGGCGAAATGCTGGTGTTCGGGCGGACCGCCAGCGGCGAGATGGTGCGCCGCGGCCTGGTTCGCGACGCCTGGGAGGTGCGCCGCGGCGGCCAACCGGTGTGGATGGATGCCCTGCACATGGCCGGCGATCTCGCCACGCCGCTGGCCTCTCCCGCCTGCTTCGACGGGTTTGCGGCGACCGCGACAATGCTCTATGCCGGGGACGACGGCCGCGCGCGGCTCGACGAGGTCCGCGACCTGATCCGCGCGCACGAGTGCGAGGAGGTGAGAGCGGCGGCCACCGTGGTCAACGGCGTGCTGGTGGTCCGTTGGCTGGGGCGCGACGGCGCCAGCCTGCGCAAGGGCTATGGCGGCGTTTGGGCAGCCTTCCGCAACCACGTCGGGGGACTGAGCGCGGCGCTCCCCGTATCTGGTGGGTGTAGAATGCCAGGGAGGCAGCACAGTGCATCTTTCGCCTAG
- a CDS encoding urease subunit gamma, with amino-acid sequence MHLSPREKDKLLVAMAAEVARRRLARGVKLNYPETVAIISDFVVEGARDGRSVAELMRDGATVVGRDQVMDGIAEMIHEIQVEATFPDGTKLVTVHNPVR; translated from the coding sequence GTGCATCTTTCGCCTAGGGAAAAGGACAAATTGCTGGTCGCGATGGCCGCCGAAGTGGCGCGCAGGCGCCTCGCTCGCGGGGTGAAGCTCAATTATCCGGAAACGGTGGCGATAATCAGCGATTTCGTCGTCGAGGGCGCCCGCGACGGCCGCTCGGTCGCCGAGCTGATGCGCGACGGCGCCACCGTCGTCGGTCGCGACCAGGTGATGGACGGGATCGCCGAGATGATCCACGAGATCCAGGTCGAGGCCACCTTTCCCGACGGGACCAAGCTGGTCACCGTCCACAACCCGGTCCGCTGA
- a CDS encoding urease subunit beta, whose amino-acid sequence MIPGDILPAAGTITLNAGRETVTLTVANTGDRPIQVGSHYHFFETNAALAFDRAKARGFRLDIPAGTAVRFEPGQRREVALVAYAGLRVVHGFNARIGGALEDE is encoded by the coding sequence ATGATACCCGGAGATATCCTGCCGGCAGCGGGAACGATCACCCTCAACGCCGGCCGCGAAACCGTTACCCTGACCGTCGCCAACACCGGCGACCGGCCGATCCAGGTCGGCTCCCACTACCATTTCTTCGAAACCAACGCGGCGCTCGCGTTCGATCGCGCCAAGGCGCGAGGGTTCCGGCTCGACATCCCCGCCGGCACCGCGGTCCGCTTCGAGCCGGGGCAGCGCCGCGAGGTCGCGCTGGTCGCCTATGCCGGCTTGCGGGTGGTGCACGGCTTCAACGCCCGGATCGGCGGCGCCCTGGAGGACGAGTGA
- the ureC gene encoding urease subunit alpha produces MAYTIDRAAYAQMFGPTTGDRVRLADTDLILEVEADRTVYGEEVKFGGGKVIRDGMGQSQVGRAGGAVDTVITNALIVDHWGIVKADVGIRDGRIAAIGKAGNPDIQPGVDIVVGPGTEAIAGEGRILTAGGIDAHIHWICPQLVEEALCSGITTMLGGGTGPADGTNATTCTPGPWHIGRMLQAAEGLPVNLGFFGKGNASRPGALVEQVAAGACGLKLHEDWGTTPSAIDTCLAVADRTDVQVAIHTDTLNESGFVEDTIAAFRGRTIHAFHTEGAGGGHAPDIIKLCGEINVLPSSTNPTRPYTVNTLDEHLDMLMVCHHLDARIPEDVAFAESRIRRETIAAEDILHDLGAFSMIASDSQAMGRVGEVIIRTWQTADKMKKQRGPLAGETPGNDNLRIRRYVAKYTINPALAHGIAGAVGSVEVGKLADLVLWKPMFFGVKPDLVLKCGTIATAAMGDPNASIPTPQPVHYRPMFAAFGRSLTMSAVTFVSKAALDSGIDRALGLAKPLVAVEGTRKIGKRDMVHNGWTPTMEVDPETYQVRADGELLTCEPAKELAMAQRYFLF; encoded by the coding sequence ATGGCCTACACCATCGACCGCGCGGCCTACGCGCAGATGTTCGGACCGACCACCGGCGACCGGGTGCGGCTCGCCGACACCGACCTGATCCTCGAGGTCGAGGCGGATCGCACCGTCTACGGCGAGGAGGTCAAGTTCGGCGGCGGCAAGGTGATCCGCGACGGCATGGGCCAGTCCCAGGTCGGTCGCGCCGGCGGCGCCGTCGACACCGTCATCACCAACGCGCTGATCGTCGACCACTGGGGCATCGTCAAGGCCGACGTCGGGATCCGGGACGGCCGTATCGCCGCCATCGGCAAGGCCGGCAACCCGGACATCCAGCCGGGCGTCGACATCGTCGTCGGCCCGGGCACCGAGGCGATCGCCGGCGAAGGAAGGATCCTCACCGCCGGCGGCATCGACGCCCACATCCACTGGATCTGTCCGCAGCTGGTGGAGGAAGCCCTCTGTTCGGGGATCACCACCATGCTGGGCGGCGGCACCGGACCGGCCGACGGCACCAACGCCACCACCTGCACTCCCGGCCCCTGGCACATCGGCCGCATGCTGCAGGCGGCCGAGGGTCTGCCGGTTAATCTCGGGTTCTTCGGCAAGGGCAACGCCTCGCGCCCCGGCGCGTTGGTCGAACAGGTAGCCGCCGGCGCCTGCGGCCTCAAGCTGCACGAGGACTGGGGAACGACGCCCTCCGCGATCGACACCTGCCTCGCAGTCGCGGACCGCACCGACGTCCAGGTCGCCATCCACACCGACACCCTGAACGAGTCCGGCTTCGTCGAGGACACCATCGCCGCGTTCCGGGGCCGCACCATCCACGCCTTCCACACCGAGGGCGCCGGCGGCGGCCACGCGCCGGACATCATCAAGCTCTGCGGCGAGATTAACGTGCTGCCGTCGTCGACCAACCCTACCCGCCCCTACACGGTCAACACCCTAGACGAGCACCTCGACATGCTGATGGTCTGCCATCACCTCGATGCGCGGATTCCCGAGGACGTCGCCTTCGCCGAGAGCCGCATCCGGCGCGAGACCATCGCCGCCGAAGACATCCTGCACGACCTGGGCGCCTTCAGCATGATCGCGTCCGACAGCCAGGCGATGGGCCGGGTCGGCGAGGTCATCATCCGCACCTGGCAGACCGCCGACAAGATGAAGAAGCAACGCGGGCCGCTCGCCGGCGAGACGCCAGGCAACGACAACCTCAGGATCAGGCGCTACGTCGCCAAGTACACCATCAACCCTGCGCTGGCCCACGGCATCGCCGGCGCGGTCGGCTCGGTGGAGGTCGGCAAGCTCGCCGATCTGGTTTTGTGGAAGCCGATGTTTTTCGGGGTCAAGCCGGACTTGGTGCTGAAGTGCGGGACGATCGCGACGGCGGCGATGGGCGACCCCAACGCCTCGATCCCGACGCCGCAGCCGGTGCACTACCGGCCGATGTTCGCCGCCTTCGGCAGGTCGCTGACGATGAGCGCGGTCACCTTCGTATCCAAGGCGGCGCTGGATTCCGGCATCGACCGCGCCCTCGGCCTCGCCAAACCGTTGGTCGCCGTCGAAGGCACCCGGAAGATCGGCAAGCGGGACATGGTCCACAACGGCTGGACGCCGACCATGGAGGTCGATCCCGAGACCTACCAGGTGCGCGCCGACGGCGAACTGCTCACCTGCGAGCCGGCGAAGGAGCTCGCCATGGCCCAACGCTACTTCCTGTTCTGA
- a CDS encoding urease accessory protein UreF encodes MTTDDAALPGPALYRLLTWLSPGFPVGGYSYSHGIEHAVEIGLVRDRDTLGRWIAAILAHGTARIDGAVLAAAWSATAADDADALARVSEIAKVHRGTAETAVETLAQGRAFLAAVRGGWPHPRLDAWAARLRTSERAPSYPVAVGVAAALAAVPRPAAVAAYLHAFAAGLVSAGVRLVPLGQSDGLAVLAGLEAAVLEAGDAALGADLAELGTATFMVDWTSIRHETQYTRLFRS; translated from the coding sequence ATGACCACTGACGATGCGGCGCTCCCGGGTCCGGCCCTCTACCGGCTGCTGACCTGGCTGTCGCCGGGGTTCCCCGTCGGCGGCTACAGCTATTCCCACGGCATAGAGCATGCGGTCGAGATCGGTCTCGTCCGCGACCGCGACACCCTCGGCCGCTGGATCGCGGCCATCCTGGCCCACGGCACCGCCCGCATCGACGGGGCGGTGCTGGCCGCCGCGTGGTCGGCGACGGCGGCGGACGACGCCGACGCGCTGGCGCGGGTGAGCGAGATCGCCAAGGTGCATCGCGGCACTGCCGAGACGGCGGTGGAGACCCTCGCCCAGGGACGAGCGTTCCTGGCGGCGGTGCGGGGCGGCTGGCCGCACCCGCGACTGGATGCATGGGCGGCCCGGCTGCGAACGTCGGAACGCGCCCCGAGCTACCCGGTCGCGGTCGGCGTCGCCGCGGCGCTCGCCGCCGTTCCGCGTCCGGCCGCGGTCGCCGCGTACCTGCACGCGTTCGCCGCCGGCCTGGTTTCCGCCGGCGTGCGCCTGGTGCCGCTCGGCCAGAGCGACGGGCTCGCGGTTCTGGCGGGGCTGGAAGCGGCAGTGCTGGAGGCCGGCGACGCTGCGCTTGGCGCCGACCTCGCCGAGCTCGGCACCGCCACCTTCATGGTCGACTGGACCTCGATCCGTCACGAAACCCAGTACACGAGGTTGTTCCGCTCATGA
- the ureG gene encoding urease accessory protein UreG, whose product MTSPLRVGIGGPVGSGKTALVDALCKRLRDRYRIAAVTNDIYTREDAEFLTRSGALAADRILGVETGGCPHTAIREDASINLAAVDEMTARFPDLEIVFIESGGDNLAATFSPELADITVYVIDVAAGDKIPRKGGPGITRSDLLVINKTDLAPHVGASLDVMDRDARRMRGDRPFVFTNLRAGDGLDRVAAFVIAAGGLEDVLPPG is encoded by the coding sequence ATGACATCCCCGCTGCGCGTCGGCATCGGCGGGCCGGTCGGGTCCGGCAAGACGGCCCTGGTCGACGCCCTCTGCAAGCGGCTGCGCGACCGCTATCGCATCGCCGCCGTCACCAACGACATCTACACCCGCGAGGACGCCGAGTTCCTGACCCGCTCCGGCGCGCTGGCCGCGGACCGCATCCTCGGGGTGGAGACCGGCGGCTGTCCGCACACGGCGATCCGCGAGGACGCCTCGATCAACCTCGCCGCGGTCGACGAGATGACAGCCCGATTTCCCGATCTGGAGATCGTATTCATCGAATCCGGCGGCGACAATCTCGCCGCTACCTTCTCGCCGGAGCTCGCCGACATCACCGTCTACGTCATCGACGTCGCGGCCGGCGACAAAATCCCACGCAAGGGCGGGCCGGGCATCACGCGCTCGGACCTGCTTGTGATCAACAAGACCGACCTCGCGCCGCACGTCGGCGCCTCGCTCGACGTCATGGACCGCGACGCCCGGCGGATGCGCGGCGACCGGCCCTTCGTGTTCACCAACCTGCGGGCCGGCGACGGTCTCGATCGGGTGGCAGCGTTCGTGATCGCGGCCGGCGGCCTGGAGGACGTCCTTCCGCCCGGATGA
- a CDS encoding DUF4242 domain-containing protein, whose product MAVILVERSFEEPVCFEELQAREDQASGCLEAYGVTFIRTFLSTDARRMVCLYDAPDAEAVRSAEREAGMPFDRVWSAEHLTAPPDDANS is encoded by the coding sequence ATGGCCGTGATCCTCGTCGAACGCTCCTTCGAGGAACCCGTGTGCTTTGAAGAGCTGCAGGCTCGCGAAGACCAAGCGTCGGGATGCCTGGAAGCCTACGGCGTGACGTTCATTCGCACGTTCCTCTCAACAGATGCCCGGCGCATGGTCTGCCTCTACGACGCTCCCGACGCCGAGGCGGTGCGCAGCGCCGAGCGCGAGGCCGGCATGCCGTTCGACCGCGTGTGGTCGGCCGAGCACCTGACCGCCCCACCGGACGATGCGAACTCCTGA
- a CDS encoding DUF4242 domain-containing protein, which yields MVYVVAEQDLDPPISAEEWRTLRRDSGWCRDLYGVRHLDSYLSGDGRRLLCVWDAPDAEAVRQFYRTMALPTRVVWTAEAHGPQEPLAVPPPDEKGR from the coding sequence ATGGTGTACGTCGTCGCGGAGCAGGATCTCGATCCGCCAATCTCTGCGGAAGAATGGCGGACTCTCAGGCGCGATTCGGGCTGGTGCCGTGATCTCTACGGCGTGCGCCACCTTGACAGCTACCTGTCGGGGGACGGCCGCCGGCTGCTCTGCGTATGGGACGCACCCGACGCCGAAGCGGTCCGTCAGTTTTATCGGACCATGGCGCTCCCGACCCGGGTCGTGTGGACTGCGGAGGCCCACGGTCCGCAGGAACCGCTCGCAGTTCCGCCCCCGGATGAGAAGGGGCGGTAG